A single genomic interval of Paracoccus contaminans harbors:
- a CDS encoding MFS transporter — MTVSPRNRWAVLVTVAAGLLLITLDNSILYTALPTLTRELGASQTQGLWIINAYPLVMAGLLLGAGTLGDRVGHRLMFLIGLVLFGIASLVAAFAPTANVLIAARAFLAVGAAAMMPATLALLRVSFTDEKERNFAIAIWGSISVIGVALGPIISGFLLSHFWWGSVFLVNVPVVALAFISTLIVAPRVAPDRSRHWDFVSSVLALVSLAALVIAIKETAHAGQSWAVPAAAAAIGLIATLLFTRRQSRLADPLLNFALFRNPAFLAGTLAAAFAMFAFAGLQLATTQRFQLVAGFTPMQAGILVSLAAIGSLPTAMLGGAFLHRIGLRILIAGGLAVATVGVLIATLGISHGIGWLIAGSVLAGAGVGAAMSVASTAIVGNAPVKNAGMAASVEEVSFEFGSLIAVALLGSLMAAVYSLGVVLPGGIAAAARDSLPNALSIADEMGADGIALKQAASTAFDRAFLMVMYVVAGVIALGALFTGVLLRSYGPGSQSSHYPH; from the coding sequence ATGACTGTATCCCCCCGCAACCGTTGGGCGGTTCTGGTGACTGTGGCGGCTGGTCTGCTGCTGATCACGCTGGACAACTCCATCCTCTATACCGCCCTGCCGACCCTGACCCGGGAACTGGGCGCGAGCCAGACCCAGGGTCTGTGGATCATCAACGCCTATCCTCTTGTCATGGCGGGGTTGCTTCTTGGGGCGGGCACGCTCGGTGACCGCGTCGGGCATCGTCTAATGTTTCTGATCGGGCTGGTCCTGTTCGGCATCGCCTCGCTGGTCGCGGCATTCGCGCCAACGGCCAATGTCCTCATCGCGGCCCGGGCCTTCCTTGCGGTCGGTGCCGCCGCAATGATGCCCGCCACGCTTGCCCTACTGCGGGTCAGCTTCACCGATGAGAAAGAGCGCAATTTCGCCATCGCGATCTGGGGCTCGATCTCGGTGATCGGCGTCGCACTCGGGCCAATCATCTCGGGCTTCCTGCTGTCCCATTTCTGGTGGGGATCGGTGTTCCTGGTGAACGTGCCGGTGGTGGCCCTCGCGTTCATCTCGACGCTGATTGTGGCACCGAGGGTTGCTCCCGACAGGTCGCGGCACTGGGATTTCGTCTCATCCGTGCTGGCGTTGGTTTCCCTAGCGGCGCTGGTGATCGCCATCAAGGAAACCGCTCATGCCGGGCAATCCTGGGCAGTCCCCGCCGCCGCAGCAGCCATCGGCCTGATCGCAACGCTCCTGTTCACGCGTCGGCAATCCCGGCTGGCGGACCCGCTCCTGAACTTTGCCTTGTTTCGCAACCCGGCCTTCCTTGCGGGCACTCTGGCTGCGGCCTTTGCCATGTTCGCCTTCGCCGGGCTGCAACTGGCAACCACGCAGCGCTTCCAGCTGGTCGCCGGCTTCACGCCCATGCAGGCGGGCATCCTTGTTTCGTTGGCAGCCATCGGGTCGCTGCCGACCGCAATGCTTGGTGGTGCCTTCCTGCACCGGATCGGGCTGCGCATCCTAATCGCGGGCGGGCTGGCGGTAGCGACGGTCGGTGTCCTGATCGCAACCTTGGGGATCAGCCACGGCATCGGTTGGCTGATCGCCGGATCGGTGCTTGCGGGTGCTGGGGTCGGGGCGGCCATGTCGGTGGCCTCCACTGCCATCGTCGGCAATGCGCCGGTGAAAAACGCCGGGATGGCAGCCTCGGTCGAGGAGGTTTCCTTTGAGTTCGGCAGTCTGATTGCCGTTGCCCTTTTGGGCAGCCTGATGGCGGCGGTCTATTCTCTGGGCGTTGTTTTGCCTGGGGGCATCGCTGCGGCGGCGCGCGACAGCCTGCCCAATGCTTTGTCGATTGCCGATGAGATGGGCGCCGATGGCATTGCGCTAAAACAGGCCGCGTCAACGGCGTTTGACCGCGCTTTCCTGATGGTGATGTATGTCGTCGCGGGTGTCATTGCGCTTGGTGCGCTGTTCACCGGCGTATTACTGCGGTCCTATGGACCGGGTTCGCAGTCTTCGCACTATCCGCATTGA
- a CDS encoding TetR/AcrR family transcriptional regulator produces the protein MRESNRDKILDGVVRLIERDGVTAVTFDAVAAETGITRGGIIYHFSSRDELILATHQHLARQWEAQLLSLTPDPDLPADRYKAYVQSCSRDATRAELLMMLESAGDERLAQVWSEVMDHWAPPAPQVDDPVGRANFLARIAADGLWAHRAMGGRPLSPEVKAMVTDSLLRMME, from the coding sequence ATGAGAGAGAGCAACCGTGACAAGATCCTCGATGGGGTGGTGCGGCTGATCGAGCGGGATGGGGTCACAGCGGTCACCTTCGACGCTGTGGCTGCAGAAACCGGCATAACCCGGGGAGGGATCATCTATCACTTCTCCTCCCGTGATGAGCTAATCCTAGCCACGCACCAGCACCTTGCCCGGCAATGGGAGGCGCAACTGCTCAGTCTTACACCGGACCCGGACCTGCCCGCCGACCGCTACAAAGCCTATGTGCAAAGCTGCAGCCGGGATGCCACCCGGGCCGAGCTGCTGATGATGCTGGAAAGCGCCGGGGATGAACGGTTGGCTCAGGTGTGGTCAGAAGTGATGGATCATTGGGCACCACCGGCTCCGCAGGTGGATGATCCTGTGGGCCGAGCAAACTTCTTGGCGCGGATTGCAGCTGACGGGCTTTGGGCTCACCGGGCCATGGGCGGACGACCGCTGTCGCCGGAGGTCAAGGCGATGGTGACCGACTCGCTGCTGAGAATGATGGAATAG
- a CDS encoding lysozyme: MSVAKETIEHVKRWEGLRLEAYPDPGSKDGTPWSIGYGHTSDRFMTVHKGLKITEAQAEAALEHDLGEAEDILRRLVKVPLTDGQRAALTSFVFNIGEGQFAGSTLLRKLNAGDHDAVPDQLARWVYNDGKKMTGLVNRRAAEIGLWSKGSFVSSRTVEAAVPPLVEKLVTPEVLTAAGGALAGLTGTLQGDGPVSFALAALIVMAGAWVLFRLIRRAS; encoded by the coding sequence ATGTCTGTGGCGAAAGAAACCATCGAGCACGTCAAGCGCTGGGAGGGCCTGCGGCTGGAGGCCTATCCCGATCCCGGCAGCAAGGACGGCACCCCCTGGAGCATCGGTTACGGGCACACCTCGGACCGCTTCATGACAGTCCACAAGGGCCTGAAGATCACCGAGGCACAGGCCGAGGCCGCGCTGGAGCACGATCTGGGCGAGGCCGAGGATATCCTGCGCCGGCTGGTCAAGGTGCCGCTCACCGATGGGCAAAGGGCGGCGCTGACCAGCTTCGTCTTCAACATCGGCGAGGGGCAGTTCGCTGGTTCCACCCTGCTCAGAAAGCTGAATGCCGGCGATCATGATGCCGTGCCCGATCAGCTTGCGCGATGGGTCTATAATGACGGCAAGAAGATGACCGGGCTGGTCAACCGCCGCGCGGCCGAGATCGGCCTGTGGTCGAAGGGCAGTTTTGTCTCGTCGCGCACGGTCGAGGCCGCAGTCCCGCCCCTGGTCGAAAAGCTGGTCACGCCGGAAGTGCTGACAGCGGCGGGCGGCGCGCTGGCCGGGCTGACCGGGACGCTGCAGGGCGACGGGCCGGTCTCCTTCGCGCTGGCAGCGCTGATCGTCATGGCCGGGGCCTGGGTGCTGTTCCGGCTGATCAGGCGGGCCTCGTGA
- a CDS encoding DUF2793 domain-containing protein, which translates to MPDTTAHLALPFIMAAQAQKHVTMNEALRLLDGIVQLSVLDRDLTAPPASPAEGDRYIAASGATGAWAGWDRSIAYWIDGAWMRILPAPGWMAWIEDEAQAIVWTGSAWIPVVDAMGFIAQAASVAVAREANGATTGIAVREETLSGLSGASRDSTIVIPNRAIVLGVSVRTVTAVLGASSFDCGVNGEPSKFGGALGVAVGSSNIGVIGPTAFYADTPVRLTANGGSFAGGAVRIAIHYLTCAAPD; encoded by the coding sequence ATGCCTGACACCACAGCGCATCTCGCGCTGCCCTTCATCATGGCCGCGCAGGCCCAGAAGCACGTGACCATGAACGAGGCGCTACGACTGCTCGACGGCATCGTGCAGCTATCCGTTCTCGACCGCGATCTGACCGCGCCGCCGGCAAGTCCGGCCGAAGGCGACCGCTATATCGCAGCCAGTGGCGCGACGGGCGCGTGGGCTGGCTGGGACCGCAGCATCGCCTACTGGATCGACGGCGCCTGGATGCGGATCCTGCCCGCGCCCGGCTGGATGGCCTGGATCGAGGACGAGGCGCAGGCCATCGTCTGGACCGGATCGGCGTGGATCCCGGTTGTGGATGCCATGGGCTTCATCGCGCAGGCAGCCTCGGTCGCCGTGGCGCGGGAGGCAAATGGCGCGACCACCGGCATCGCAGTGCGGGAAGAAACCCTCTCCGGCCTTTCCGGGGCCAGCCGGGACTCGACCATCGTGATCCCCAACCGCGCCATCGTGCTCGGCGTATCCGTGCGGACCGTGACCGCGGTGCTGGGCGCCAGCTCCTTCGACTGCGGCGTCAACGGCGAGCCCTCGAAGTTCGGCGGCGCGCTCGGCGTCGCCGTGGGCAGCAGCAATATCGGCGTCATCGGCCCGACGGCGTTCTATGCCGACACGCCCGTGCGCCTCACCGCCAATGGCGGCAGCTTTGCCGGCGGCGCGGTGCGCATTGCCATCCATTACCTGACCTGCGCCGCGCCGGACTGA